In Schistocerca serialis cubense isolate TAMUIC-IGC-003099 chromosome 3, iqSchSeri2.2, whole genome shotgun sequence, the following proteins share a genomic window:
- the LOC126470413 gene encoding uncharacterized protein LOC126470413 gives MAQGLGRESAEQPKVKDLHEKKAAGKTPPRDGRVAGSRRIFAPQFKLQVLDSYRQDADCRGNQRATARKYGIHRRQIQKWLQAEASLRTSLGPAPDAALNLSPARQRDDDAQLARPPPERSDGEPEIDVDVDGDDEDDDDDADSDDGDDDIDIMSVQEPDQALDFTSAALSKRRSFSLQFKLEVLDAFHADRACHGNQRATARKFGINRRQVQKWLGQEVELRGEAAFRGGMYRQRLGRWLDNDEPESTAASQHCWDLRKRKLDCDPCDSLACAKKARLEEPEPLRPAHEVRADVCVIGDNCAFPRVPSADVQETALCLKVERRESKPEPAERAVVCSVPALYPPVPPYLAAPAPATHAHGGCCCYSARMLAVYHGFVTHPDHLYPLDFRSPPPPHPPPHNIHLFR, from the coding sequence ATGGCCCAAGGGCTCGGCCGGGAATCGGCGGAGCAGCCGAAGGTGAAGGACTTGCACGAGAAGAAAGCGGCCGGGAAGACACCCCCGCGCGACGGTCGGGTCGCGGGCTCGCGGAGAATTTTCGCGCCGCAGTTTAAGCTGCAGGTGTTGGACTCGTACAGGCAGGACGCGGACTGCAGGGGCAACCAGAGGGCGACGGCCAGGAAGTACGGCATCCACCGGCGCCAGATTCAGAAGTGGCTGCAGGCCGAGGCGTCCCTGCGCACGTCGCTGGGCCCCGCGCCGGACGCGGCCTTGAACCTGAGCCCTGCGAGACAGCGCGACGACGACGCTCAGTTGGCCCGCCCGCCGCCAGAGCGCTCGGACGGCGAGCCCGAAATCGACGTGGACGTGGACGGCgacgacgaggacgacgacgacgacgccgacagcgacgacggcgacgacgacaTCGACATCATGTCGGTGCAGGAGCCGGACCAGGCGCTCGACTTCACGAGCGCGGCGCTCAGCAAGCGGCGCTCCTTCTCGCTGCAGTTCAAGCTCGAGGTGCTGGACGCCTTCCACGCGGACCGCGCCTGCCACGGCAACCAGCGCGCGACGGCGCGCAAGTTCGGCATCAACCGCAGGCAAGTGCAAAAGTGGCTGGGCCAGGAGGTGGAACTACGCGGCGAGGCCGCCTTCCGTGGCGGCATGTACCGACAGCGCCTCGGCCGCTGGCTCGACAACGACGAGCCGGAGTCGACAGCCGCGAGTCAGCACTGCTGGGACCTCCGGAAGAGGAAGCTGGACTGCGATCCCTGCGACAGTCTGGCCTGCGCGAAGAAGGCCCGTCTGGAGGAGCCGGAGCCCCTGAGGCCGGCGCACGAGGTCCGAGCCGACGTGTGCGTCATCGGGGACAACTGCGCCTTCCCGCGCGTGCCGAGCGCCGACGTGCAGGAGACGGCGCTCTGCCTCAAGGTGGAACGCCGGGAGTCGAAGCCGGAGCCCGCGGAGCGCGCCGTGGTGTGCTCGGTGCCGGCGCTCTACCCGCCCGTGCCGCCGTACTTGGCCGCCCCCGCACCCGCCACCCACGCGCACGGGGGCTGCTGCTGTTACTCGGCGCGCATGCTGGCCGTCTACCACGGCTTCGTCACGCACCCCGATCACCTCTACCCCCTGGATTTCAGATCACCGCCTCCGCCACATCCGCCGCCTCACAACATTCACTTATTCAGGTGA